The Deltaproteobacteria bacterium genome has a segment encoding these proteins:
- a CDS encoding DMT family transporter, translated as MTTSSTSPRVAPLVHIALFAAQFGFASMSVVAKGVMEHVHPFALAATRVALSAPILLLLAWQVERVRPTARDLRFLVMLGILGVFLNQLLFIVGLRYTTATNAGIMAPSIPVFAAGAAVLFGIEQLSWTRFAGIALAVAGALAMLDPSGFELGGHGLGNLLILANCAAYGTFLVLNRPILKRLGPLTVFAWSTVFGGAAVLAVAGGELARLPISELPRWVPFGMLYIVVVPTIICHSINIWAVGRSTPSLVAAYTTMQPVITGLGAAIWLGERAHWREGVGSLLIILGLMIVSRAKPKEAAATDFGP; from the coding sequence GTGACGACGTCATCGACCAGCCCACGCGTCGCGCCCCTGGTGCACATCGCGCTCTTCGCCGCGCAGTTCGGCTTCGCGAGCATGTCCGTGGTGGCCAAGGGCGTGATGGAGCATGTCCACCCCTTCGCCCTCGCCGCCACGCGCGTCGCGCTCTCCGCGCCGATCCTGCTGCTGCTCGCCTGGCAGGTCGAGCGCGTCCGTCCCACCGCCCGCGACCTGCGTTTTCTCGTGATGCTCGGCATCCTCGGCGTGTTTCTCAACCAGCTCCTGTTCATCGTGGGACTGCGTTACACGACCGCGACCAACGCGGGCATCATGGCGCCGTCGATCCCCGTCTTCGCGGCGGGCGCGGCGGTCCTGTTCGGCATCGAGCAGCTCTCGTGGACGCGCTTCGCGGGCATCGCGCTAGCCGTCGCGGGCGCGCTCGCCATGCTCGACCCGTCGGGATTCGAGCTCGGCGGCCACGGCCTCGGCAACCTGCTGATCTTGGCCAACTGCGCGGCGTACGGAACCTTTCTCGTGCTCAACCGGCCGATTCTCAAACGCCTCGGGCCGCTGACGGTCTTTGCGTGGAGCACCGTGTTCGGCGGCGCGGCGGTGCTGGCCGTGGCGGGCGGCGAGCTCGCGCGGCTGCCGATCTCGGAACTGCCGCGTTGGGTGCCGTTCGGCATGCTCTACATCGTCGTGGTGCCCACGATCATCTGCCACTCCATCAACATCTGGGCGGTGGGCCGCTCCACTCCGTCGCTCGTCGCGGCGTACACCACCATGCAGCCCGTCATCACGGGGCTGGGCGCGGCGATCTGGCTCGGCGAGCGCGCGCACTGGCGCGAGGGCGTGGGGTCGCTGCTCATCATTTTGGGTCTGATGATCGTCAGCCGCGCGAAGCCGAAAGAAGCCGCCGCAACGGACTTCGGACCCTGA